Proteins encoded within one genomic window of Bradyrhizobium sp. AZCC 1719:
- a CDS encoding NuoB/complex I 20 kDa subunit family protein produces MPDSRPLITPSGTGILDPGTGAPVRDEYFFAGLNHELSDKGFFVTAADDLITWARGGSLMWMTFGLACCAIEMMQMAMPRYDAERFGFAPRASPRQADVMIVSGTVCNKMAPALRKVYDQMPEPRYVISMGSCANGGGYYHYSYSVVRGCDRIIPVDIYVPGCPPTAEALLYGVMLLQKKIRRSGTIER; encoded by the coding sequence ATGCCGGACTCCCGACCATTGATCACGCCCTCCGGAACGGGAATCTTGGACCCGGGGACCGGCGCTCCCGTGCGTGATGAGTACTTTTTTGCCGGATTGAACCATGAGCTCAGCGACAAAGGCTTCTTCGTTACCGCCGCCGATGATTTGATCACCTGGGCCCGCGGTGGTTCGTTGATGTGGATGACATTTGGCCTCGCATGCTGCGCGATCGAAATGATGCAGATGGCGATGCCCCGCTACGACGCCGAGCGGTTTGGATTTGCGCCCCGTGCCAGTCCACGGCAGGCCGATGTCATGATCGTCTCCGGTACAGTGTGCAACAAGATGGCCCCCGCGCTGCGCAAGGTTTATGACCAGATGCCCGAGCCCCGATATGTGATTTCGATGGGGTCGTGCGCCAATGGCGGCGGCTATTACCACTATTCGTACTCGGTCGTGCGCGGCTGCGACCGCATCATTCCTGTCGACATCTATGTTCCGGGCTGCCCGCCAACCGCCGAAGCGCTGTTGTACGGCGTGATGCTATTGCAGAAGAAGATCCGGCGTTCAGGCACCATCGAACGCTGA